In Longimicrobium sp., a genomic segment contains:
- a CDS encoding PQQ-dependent sugar dehydrogenase, translating into MRVRFRVTLPLVLAAAAACDRPPQLPDDPALARGGVVRAICDADNAGLTLPGGFCALVVYDAGRPDGTTPAAARHIAVAPNGDVFVAIQSPGGGVLALRDTNGDGKADQTATFGSGPGHGIFFKDPYLYFAPNDRVERYRMSPASLTPVSGPEVIVSGMPATGDHVTKSIVVTDDGSLFVNLGSASDVCQVVNRQPASPGVDPCPELPVRSGIWRYDANLTGQVHNTAARFLTQTRNVVALALNSANGELYGVMHGRDNLNFYWPALFTPQDQAELPSEEFLRFRQGAAYGWPYCYWDGRQNTKVLGPEYGGDGHTIGRCATAERPIFTFPAHWAPNGLLFYSGTQFPGKYRDGAFVAFHGGFNRPDPFRDEGFDVLFVPFRNGLPSGGSEVFADGFIGPGAVNLPADADHRPVGLAQGPDGSLYITDDRGGRIYRVLHASRH; encoded by the coding sequence ATGCGCGTTCGCTTCAGGGTCACGCTTCCGCTGGTCCTTGCCGCCGCGGCGGCGTGCGACCGGCCGCCGCAGCTGCCGGACGATCCCGCGCTGGCGCGGGGCGGCGTCGTGCGGGCGATCTGCGACGCCGACAACGCCGGCCTGACACTGCCGGGCGGCTTCTGCGCGCTCGTCGTCTACGACGCCGGGCGCCCCGACGGAACCACGCCCGCGGCCGCGCGCCACATCGCCGTGGCGCCCAACGGCGACGTGTTCGTGGCGATCCAGTCGCCCGGCGGCGGCGTGCTGGCGCTGCGCGACACCAACGGCGACGGCAAGGCCGACCAGACCGCCACCTTCGGATCGGGTCCGGGGCACGGGATCTTCTTCAAGGATCCGTATCTCTACTTCGCCCCGAACGACCGGGTGGAGCGCTACCGGATGTCGCCGGCCAGCCTGACGCCGGTGTCGGGCCCCGAGGTCATCGTCTCCGGCATGCCCGCGACCGGCGACCACGTCACCAAGTCGATCGTAGTCACCGACGATGGGTCGCTGTTCGTGAACCTCGGCTCGGCGTCGGACGTGTGCCAGGTGGTGAACCGGCAGCCCGCGTCGCCGGGGGTGGATCCGTGCCCGGAGCTGCCGGTCCGCTCGGGCATCTGGCGCTACGACGCCAACCTCACCGGGCAGGTGCACAACACGGCCGCGCGCTTCCTCACGCAGACGCGCAACGTGGTGGCCCTGGCGCTGAACTCCGCAAACGGCGAGCTGTACGGCGTGATGCACGGGCGGGACAACCTGAACTTCTACTGGCCGGCGCTGTTCACGCCCCAGGACCAGGCGGAGCTGCCGTCGGAGGAGTTCCTCCGCTTCCGGCAGGGCGCGGCGTACGGGTGGCCGTACTGCTACTGGGACGGCCGGCAGAACACCAAGGTGCTGGGCCCCGAGTACGGCGGCGACGGCCACACGATCGGGCGCTGCGCCACGGCCGAGCGGCCGATCTTCACCTTCCCGGCGCACTGGGCGCCGAACGGGCTGCTCTTCTACAGCGGCACGCAGTTCCCCGGGAAGTACCGCGACGGGGCGTTCGTGGCGTTCCACGGCGGCTTCAACCGCCCCGACCCGTTCCGCGACGAGGGGTTCGACGTGCTGTTCGTCCCCTTCCGCAACGGGTTGCCGTCGGGCGGCTCCGAGGTGTTCGCCGACGGCTTCATCGGCCCCGGCGCGGTGAACCTCCCCGCCGACGCGGACCACCGCCCGGTCGGGCTGGCGCAGGGGCCGGACGGCTCGCTCTACATCACCGACGACCGTGGCGGGCGGATCTACCGCGTGCTGCACGCCAGCCGCCACTGA
- a CDS encoding sigma-70 family RNA polymerase sigma factor, whose product MTETDWLARRFEANRTHLRAVAYRMLGSAAEADDAVQEAWLRLARADTSGVENLGGWLTTVVARVCLDMLRTRRSRGEESLDAAPGDAIGRGGGADPEREALLADSVGLALLVVLQKLAPAERVAFVLHDMFDLPFDEIAPIVGRTPTAARQLASRARRRVRGADAAPDRARQQEIVKAFLAASRGGDLEALLAVLDPDVVFRADRVAAAMGGHGELRGAAAVAATFKGRARAARPALVGDGVGLAVVVGGELRIVLATTIAGGKIVGIDAIADPERLRALDLTILDE is encoded by the coding sequence ATGACCGAGACCGACTGGCTAGCACGGCGATTCGAGGCCAACCGCACGCACCTGCGGGCGGTGGCGTACCGGATGCTCGGCTCCGCGGCCGAGGCCGACGACGCCGTGCAGGAGGCGTGGCTGCGCCTGGCCCGCGCCGACACGAGCGGGGTGGAGAACCTGGGGGGATGGCTGACGACGGTGGTGGCGCGCGTCTGCCTTGACATGCTGCGCACCCGCCGGTCGCGCGGAGAGGAATCGCTGGACGCCGCGCCGGGTGATGCGATCGGCCGCGGCGGCGGGGCCGATCCCGAGCGCGAGGCGCTGCTGGCGGACTCGGTCGGCCTCGCGCTGCTGGTGGTGCTGCAGAAGCTGGCGCCCGCCGAGCGCGTGGCCTTCGTGCTGCACGACATGTTCGACCTGCCGTTCGACGAGATCGCGCCGATCGTCGGCCGCACGCCCACGGCGGCGCGGCAGCTGGCCAGCCGCGCGCGACGCCGCGTGCGGGGCGCGGACGCGGCGCCGGACCGCGCGCGCCAGCAGGAGATCGTGAAGGCGTTCCTCGCCGCGTCGCGCGGCGGCGACCTGGAGGCGCTGCTGGCGGTGCTCGACCCCGACGTCGTCTTCCGCGCCGACCGCGTGGCGGCGGCGATGGGCGGACACGGAGAGCTGCGCGGCGCCGCGGCGGTGGCGGCCACGTTCAAGGGCCGCGCAAGGGCAGCCCGCCCGGCGCTCGTCGGCGACGGCGTGGGCCTCGCCGTGGTCGTTGGCGGCGAGCTGCGCATCGTGCTCGCGACAACCATCGCCGGCGGGAAGATCGTGGGGATCGATGCCATCGCCGACCCCGAACGCCTGCGCGCGCTCGATCTCACGATCCTCGACGAGTGA
- a CDS encoding HD domain-containing phosphohydrolase: protein MAILPGNRRQAAALASAALATAGLVGIGWALDAARRERTTRLMHRKLVDLLLNALTADDPVTARHSRRVADLSFALAQACGGLSRDEMATLRVGALLHDMGKIDDRFFVIVHSRKRLNEAQRAEIKHHPHQSAAILAPLEEMHPGLQRIVGSHHECWDGSGYPNGLAGERIPLAARIITVADVFDAMTQPRTYKDAMPVEEALEKLDEGAGRQFDPHLVELVESPAVLARWTEIAREGLDEERRHLRHPNPTEAVIREVSAEVSAGG, encoded by the coding sequence ATGGCAATTCTCCCGGGCAACAGGCGCCAGGCGGCGGCCCTCGCGAGCGCCGCGCTCGCCACAGCCGGGCTCGTGGGCATCGGCTGGGCGCTCGACGCGGCGCGGCGCGAGCGCACCACGCGGCTGATGCACCGCAAGCTCGTGGACCTGCTCCTCAACGCGCTGACCGCCGACGACCCCGTGACCGCGCGGCACAGCCGGCGCGTGGCCGACCTCAGCTTCGCGCTGGCCCAGGCGTGCGGCGGCCTGTCGCGCGACGAAATGGCCACGCTGCGCGTCGGCGCGCTGCTGCACGACATGGGGAAGATCGACGACCGCTTCTTCGTGATCGTGCACTCGCGCAAGCGGCTGAACGAGGCACAGCGGGCCGAGATCAAGCACCATCCCCACCAGAGCGCGGCGATCCTGGCGCCGCTGGAGGAGATGCACCCCGGGCTGCAGCGCATCGTGGGCAGCCACCACGAGTGCTGGGACGGCAGCGGCTATCCCAACGGCCTGGCGGGCGAGCGGATCCCGCTGGCGGCGCGCATCATCACCGTGGCCGACGTGTTCGACGCGATGACGCAGCCGCGCACCTACAAGGACGCCATGCCGGTGGAGGAGGCGCTGGAGAAGCTGGACGAGGGCGCCGGCCGGCAGTTCGATCCCCATCTCGTGGAGCTGGTCGAGAGCCCGGCGGTGCTGGCGCGCTGGACGGAGATCGCGCGAGAGGGGCTCGACGAAGAGCGCCGCCATCTCCGGCACCCCAACCCGACCGAGGCGGTCATCCGCGAGGTGTCGGCGGAGGTGTCGGCCGGGGGATAG
- a CDS encoding carboxymuconolactone decarboxylase family protein, with the protein MEARMSNPAVLVPEALKALQALNVASEKGGVPVKTMGLVHLRASQINGCAVCLDQHPRMMRKAGETDERLFALAGWRDAPYYSDAERAALALTEAVTRIGDRADPVPDEVWNEAARHYDEQGLASLLLSIATINVWNRLNVATRQVAGLSWS; encoded by the coding sequence ATGGAAGCACGCATGAGCAACCCGGCGGTGTTGGTTCCCGAGGCGCTGAAGGCGCTGCAGGCGCTCAACGTGGCGTCGGAGAAGGGAGGCGTGCCGGTGAAGACGATGGGGCTGGTGCACCTGCGCGCCAGCCAGATCAACGGCTGCGCGGTCTGCCTGGACCAGCATCCGCGGATGATGCGGAAGGCGGGGGAGACGGACGAGCGCCTGTTCGCGCTGGCCGGGTGGCGCGACGCGCCCTACTACAGCGACGCCGAGCGCGCCGCGCTGGCGCTCACCGAGGCGGTGACGCGCATCGGTGACCGCGCCGACCCGGTGCCCGACGAGGTGTGGAACGAGGCGGCGCGCCACTACGACGAGCAGGGGCTGGCGTCGCTCCTCCTCTCCATCGCCACCATCAACGTGTGGAACCGCCTGAACGTGGCCACGCGCCAGGTGGCGGGGCTGAGCTGGAGTTGA